CCACTCCATTGCTCCAATTGCTACAGATTGTATTAAAACAAACCCAAAAACACTTGCAACCAAAACCAATGAATATAGCTTTGGAAGCAAATGCAAATATCCAATTTCTTCACTATTTTCCAACAAAAACCCAAcaacttctttcttcttcttcataatTTTCCCTAAACTCCAAATACAAAACCTCAAACAAGAAGGAAATAATGTATTTCCTATAAGTGCTTGTGGAATAAGTATTATAAGCAACCCTAAATTCTTCCTAAATACTATCATGTTCTCATTTGTTGGTACAAACCCACAACTTGCAAATGTTGACACTATGACAAAAACTGAAAAAGTTGATGTTTTTAAACCTTTTGATTTCAATACTTCTGTTGCAGTACTTGAAACACAttttaaataaactaaaacCATTACTATGCCtaagaaattgaaaattaagAGATAACCAAGGACTACATATCCCAAAAACTTTATGGaattatattttagaatatcAAAATTATTATGATCATCAATATCTCCCAACTCGAGACTGCTATTTAAATCATTTTCAACAcaagcaatttttttttcagaaaatTTGAGCTTCAACTTCCTTAACTGAAGTTCAACCATGGAAGTGAAAACTTCACCACCTATAAACATTAAAATAGTCAAAACAATGAGTTGGGAATTTGAAAAAACCTCCATTTCCATGGTTGACATGCTTGAAACTGTGGAAGCTGAGACAGAAGTGAAGAAAAGATCTAACTTTTTTGGagttaattttggatttaaaataagcaaaacccaaaacccaaaagatgaaatgaaaagaaaatacaaaacatGAATCCAAAAGGGATTcaacaaaataagaaaacaaGACAACCTTTGAATTCTTGacataataataacaattattaatattattatttttttagaaagcTAAGAGACATGGAAACTAATGAAGACTTTGGATTGAATGTTATGAGACATTTATAGTACAAATAAATTTGCGTCCGTAGTaccttaattaattaagattatTATTCTTCTCCTTGTGATTTGATTCCTTTAATTTAGATGAGcatctttaattaatttgacgCCTCCCACTATCcaatcattaattaatttttttaattaattatgaaccatatagtttttattttttattttttaaaactaacaaTACCTGGATGTATCCTAATTAATGCACTTATTGCTCTGCATCTTACTATATATCAATAACGAACAtgttgaaaaataattaaaatgttttgaaaagaaaaaggcaaCGTTTAATTTAGGATTGAACAATTAGGTAAGATGCACCTAAATATCTTTATTTTAGTTAACAAGAGGTTAAGCATCTATATGAATCGAGACCCAAAAGGTCTCAAGTTCAAATCTCACACCTACGAGAAGTATTAAAAAAggtaattttcttttaaaattgtgCCTATAAACACTCTAAATTAACTACCTCTAAAAATTCCATTATTTGTTATTCACTTTCTACCAACGTTTTACATAATCAAGTC
The sequence above is drawn from the Cucumis melo cultivar AY chromosome 2, USDA_Cmelo_AY_1.0, whole genome shotgun sequence genome and encodes:
- the LOC103494343 gene encoding cation transporter HKT1;5-like — translated: MSRIQRLSCFLILLNPFWIHVLYFLFISSFGFWVLLILNPKLTPKKLDLFFTSVSASTVSSMSTMEMEVFSNSQLIVLTILMFIGGEVFTSMVELQLRKLKLKFSEKKIACVENDLNSSLELGDIDDHNNFDILKYNSIKFLGYVVLGYLLIFNFLGIVMVLVYLKCVSSTATEVLKSKGLKTSTFSVFVIVSTFASCGFVPTNENMIVFRKNLGLLIILIPQALIGNTLFPSCLRFCIWSLGKIMKKKKEVVGFLLENSEEIGYLHLLPKLYSLVLVASVFGFVLIQSVAIGAMEWRSSSNNGFSGLNWVEKLIGILFLSVNSRHSGESIVDLSTLSSAILVLFVAMMYLPPYTSFMPIKIEEGEEGEGEEENEIMEGNKKRRKTKRAKFVDNFVFSQLSYLIIFIFIICITERHNIKQDPLNFNIFNIVFEVISAYGNVGFSMGYSCGRQVHPQSNCVDMSFGFSGKWSDNGKLVLIVVMIFGRLKKFNMNRQRAWKLL